tgtgttgtcagatttcaaaaaggctttacggcgaaagcatagcatTCGATTGTCTGAGGACCGTGCCTCACATTGGCatattttccaaaccagcacagGTGTCACGAAATagcaaatagcgataaaataaatcacttacttttgaagatcttcctctgtttgcaattccaagggtcccagctacacaatgaatggtcgttttgttcgataaagttcttctttatatcccaaaaacgcagtttagttggcgccattgaaTTCAATAATCCagtccttcaacatgcatacaaaggatTCCAAAAAGTTACCAGCAAAGTTCGTCCAAACGAGTCAAACGATGTTtttattaatcctcaggttgtctaatatctaaataaacgatAATATTTCAGATGGAGATTACTATGTTTAATGGCAAAGGAAAAGAACGAAGAGCGCACCCACGTTCACGGCACAAAAAGTCTACTTTTGCCCTGACGCTCAACTTGGAAAGACTACaaatacttcttcatttttcaaaaaaacaaGCCTAAAACCTTGTATAAAGACTGATATCtactggaagccataggaactgcaatttgggaGGTGAAAATTAGATCTTTCAATAGCATTGCATTGGAAGGCATTCGGAGCTCCAAAAACAAATTTTCCGGATCGATTTTCCTTGGGTTTTCACCTGCTGTATcacttctgttatactcagacatgattagttttctatccaattctaccaattatatgcatatcctagcttctgggcctgagtaacatgcagtttactttgggcacgtcagacaggcggaaattcaggaaactagccTTACTCGCAGAGAGgttaactctggggtgtgaagacacaCAATCAAGACATCTTGTATTTGTTTATTAATTTGGAAAATGTTCTATaactttctttcactttgaaattgTACAGTATTGTAGGTTGTGTAGCTCTGTAGGGGGAAAAATCTAATTTAATCCCTTTTAGATTttattttaaggcagcaaaatgtgaagacaaGGGGGGTGTTTACTTTCACTAGGCACTTTATATTTCTTTAGTAAATGTATCATATCTATTTGCAAGTGTAATTGCTGCATAAATTCACCTTCAAGATGGTGACGTTAGTGTCATTGTTATGCATGGTTATACATGCTTTTTATCTTAATTCTGCCCGTTCTTTTAGATCACTGGGGAGAGATATTGTCGTGCTCAGGAGGAGGCCCTCCATGCTTCGCACAGCTACCTCTGTCTGCTCACCTCCACCCGGCAACACATGGCTCTCTACGACATGTACCATGGGAAAGGGCAGCGTGACACAGAGGAGATGGCAGGAATTGTGGGGCTCAGGCTGCCCACTCAGCCTGGAGGGAAGGGCTGGGAGAAGTGAGAGAAGGGATGGGAGAAGACTCTCGTACAACACCAGAGGGTTGTAAATCATCACGCTGGACCTAATGCTATTTTGCTCTTTTACAAAACAGAGGAAGAGATGAAGGACTGTGAATTGTGATTTTATACAAGGGAGGATCAAAGCTATTAGAAATATGAGATTCCCAGCTCTCCCTACCACTCCTCACTTTCTATGTCTGTCTCAAGACAATGGCTGTAATTAAAATCTTTGTAAATACAATGGGACAAATTTAGCCAAATAAAGGTATTAATCACTTTTATCGGGTCACCATGACATCACACTTTTCTTGCAATCCGTATGCTGCTAGTGCCTGTTAATAATCTGCTAATAAAACATAAGCAATTAAATAATGATATCCCTTTTGACCTCAATTCAGTAAGGTTTACTTGGAGCAATGTATGATGTTCAGGTAAAGCACTCATACTCGGCAGATAAAACTGATGAGAACTAATTCAGTCATATTTATATTTTAAAGGACATCAGGCAATTAAAATTCCTGGTTAATTAAAATATTAAGCATTACAAAGAGGGTATGATAAATCAGATGGATGGATCATTGCGTGGCCTTTGATATTTTACATGTTTTGTTCTTCACTACCCTTTGGCCAGTGGTTTAAACAGTGTGAAGACCAGCCAACAGTGAAATAAAGGAAAGGTCTTAGATAATGCTAGGGCATGCAACATGCATAAGAGAAGTATAACTATATGCATTTTGTCTCGTGGGCGTTTTATAAGAAGAGTATTACCAGCACAATGGAAAACAGCAGATAGGAGTTGTATTGCTTTGTACTGGCAGATTAATTTGTTTCATTGTGTCCATGGCAACTGGCATTTCTACCAACTCCACTACATTTTTCTCTGCAGTCTTttgccattttttttttatacgagaaacatgtattaccttctgggaacTGTTTTTTCGTTCTTTGACCTTTGCTGCTATGTTTTCATCCTGGATTATCGTTCAAAAAGAAAGCCTCGTCGTTAACTGTGACCCTATTGGACTATTCATTCTCTTCTATTCCTCCATCCCCTTTTCATAGTTAAATCTATGTAGCTGCGTAACTCTCCCCATTCCATTTGTTACACGGTGACTAAGATTGTCTTCTGTGTGGGTTTAAATAGATTGACCCTAGAGCTACGCAGCACTGTGACACATAGGGACAAGAAATATGCTTGCACATGCGCGGCAGCACCCAGCGTCCACATGCATGTTGTGGGAATGTAATGCATAGTGGCACACCAACAGATAGCGTCAAATTATATTGTTATAAAGTCGCAAAATAACACGCGTCTCTACATCCCACTACTCCATTCATACCAAGACATAGAATTACTTTGACACACAGCTGGCGAGAGAGAACATAATGTTGCACAAGCGTGTCACTGCTATGTGTATGTTTTGAGGTGGTATGTGAAAAGCGAATGACAGGTTCTCATTTCAATCACGATTCTGTATTACTAAATATAGTAGGCTACACCTCTGCATTAAGTATTCAGTGTATGAATGTTTAATGCGAGTATAATCTTACGCAGTGGAGATCTAAATACAAATGAAATAAACTAGATCATGTTACCGCCTGCAATAATGTGCATGATAATCGGTGGGAATCATTCATGTTAAGTGAATGAAAAGTAGGCTAGATATTAAGTGGAAATggttaataaataaaaaaggagTGGAGGCGTGGAAGGGAGGGCGGAGACAGTTGTTTATATTCATGGCTGTAATTCGTCAACTCGTCTAGTGAGCTGGAAGCTAGATTCACTATTTCAACCTAGTTGCACTACTAGGTAACAATATTATATAAATACGTGAATAGATATAGGTTCTGATTTGACTTATCCAATAAGGCCGAGGATCAAGTAAAGGAGTGTACAAAAGTGAATCTCCTTATGTGATTTTAAAAGTTGGACAAAAATAAGAAGGTAGGCTAGATTATGAAATAAGAACAAGTTGTTTCACAAAGGAAACACAGGCGGCAACATAACATTGTATAAAGGGACAACGCGCGCAGCAGAGTGGTGACCTGGCCAGAGCGCGATGTTTGGAATGATAAAGAATTCAATTTTCGGGAACACCGAAGAAACGGACTACAAATTGCTCAGCAGCGAGACCAAGGTAGGATACACCTTGACCTGTCAGTTTCaactttagagtgtgtgtgtgtgtgtctgtcagtcaaGCATTGCATCACTTGATCGCGCGCGCCACTATACACCTCCGTCTTGTTTGGTGCATAAAACAACTGTCTGGTCATTACAGACAGATCTCTTCAGTATATTCAAATCTTTTTTTATTCTAAGACATTTTTAGTTTGTTACTCACTTTGGTTGCAGTGAAACTAGCCTATTGGCCCCAGCCTACCATGATTCTGAagaaaaatctattttgattatCAGTAGGCCTGTGTATTATGGATTTTAAGGGTTATGTAATGCCAATACCTTTAAAGTGTTTAACCTTTTGAAACCAACCATTATTAATTACACCTTACCTCCTGGCACCTGTGAGCTCGCAGTAGAGGGTGGGGGCAGATCTCTGTGTGTTCCCTATGACCTCAGTAGTGGCACCACTGTGTATACTGCTACACTGACCATACAGCTGACAGACACATCTACAGACATTGGCCTGACAAAAAGACTGATCATGAATCTGGAACTACTTCAATCTATAACATGCAACCAGACGACCAAAAAGACTGTATGAGGAATAGGAAAAAGACACTGTATCAATAGGCACATGTGGCCATTAAATAGGCGATAGACAGGCTATTAGCAGTTTTGAAGTCAGTCAGTGCTAAATCTGTTAACTTCACTCGAGACTAAATGATCACACTGaaatctcacacagacacacgctcATAGGAAATCTGAGAGGAGTCTGACATCATTCACTCTTAATTAAAACTGAATACAGATGAACTGTCTGCAcatgctcagacacacacacacacacacacacacacacacacacacacacacacacacacacacacacacacacacacacacacacacacacacacacacacacacacacacagagcttggTGTGCCCTCATATTACAAATGGCTTAGAAATGGAAGGAGATGgctttaaagctagaatccttagtagttacatccatttttggacttataaattaatgatatgtacacactgattcttgaagaatataaaataaatGTCTCATGAGCTTGGTTCAACTGTCATATCCTCAACTGTCATATcctcaactgtcgtaccccatcaacccaatgtttgtaaacaacgtaaatgtaaacaaacactgtatagcctcaaaacatggttaaaactataattttggtatcatggatggtcagtccttgtgtCCTTTCTCTGTCTGTGCATTTGAGAGCGGTTACATTTATCATTTACGCAATGTTTTAATTCCTCTGAAATGATCTTACTTGGCACCATGCATTGTTTAGTAATGACAAGACATTTGATTAGATGGACAAGTTGACAGCACAATATGcttattatataatgacagcacATTGTCTATTTCTTGATACACAAGACAGGCTCATACTCCAAGCCAACTGAATGGTTATAGAGGCCATAGTTGTCATGTAAGATTGAAATGTCAACTTCTCTGTGTGAGAGGTTTACAAACTTCACATGACATTCAAACCAATTAAAACCATTTGTTTAAAAGttagaaaaagaaagagagcggGTTGAATATGAAATGAATTGCTAATATTAGCACATCCACAATAATTATGGCCCATGTCTACCCAGCTGAGACACAGATTAATTATATACGAAGGTTGCAGGATTCCAGCTAAGCACACACGCTAATTGCACCTTTAGACTGAACTCAGGAACAAAGCTTCAATTATTGCTGTTGGAACATGTCACCTACATGTCTTGTTAATGTTGGTCACAGTGACATATACCGTGGGCTCCAAACTATTGGGACAGtgaattttgttgttgttttggctctgtactccagcacttttggataattttattgtaaataagaatagaatgtttccaaatacttaactttttaatactttaatacacatatcagtgaatttgtcccaattcttttggtcccctaaaatttgtggactatgtacaaaaagtgctgtatcTAAATGGTTCAACCaacatggatgaaaataccctcaagcGGACtatctgcactttaacctcatagtcagtgtatcatttcaaatccaaagtgctggagtacagagccaaaataaCAAAAATTGTGGAACAACACAATGGGAATGACTATGCAGTGGGCCAGTTGACACCAGTGACACATCATAGCATAATTGCAGTGAAGTAAGAAAACGTGTTAAAGATATGGCATTACTGTCATCCCATCTTGACTGTAGTTATTTCTTATGagctttacatttacatttactcCACAGTCTCAAGGATGGGTTGCAGCCACAACGCCTTCATCAATATGAACACCAAACACTAGTCAGAAGCACTATGAACGAGTTCTTGACATCCCAATTAGACCAGCTGTAGtgtcgtggcaaggaaacaaaacacgaagcagatttaacttctttaggaaaacaacCCTAAtattggaaacaaacatcattatgttgtcatccagtccTACTTTTAAATAGTGTTTTCAGTGCATAATGTAGTATTTACATTGCATTATATGTCTAGTCATGTAGCAGGCATTCGTATTCAGCGTGAGTGATTTAAAACAAGGGATAACTTAGTGGAATGGATCTGAACAAAAAAATTGGTGCTTTCAAAAATGTGGCCTTCATTCAGGTCCCTTTCAGTGGAACAGATTTACTCAAGACTGGTTATGGAATGAGTGATTATTGTGAAACGTAACGTTCCTCTGTTATTTAATGGTTGATATTTCTCAGCATAAGCCTTCCTCTTAGGACAAGTACATCATAACATGTATAAGAACAGGCAGCAAgtcagtgagtgtgtgtacaCACCGCATTAACCCCactctgccgtgtgtgtgtgtgtgcggcgcCTATGGTTTGGTCTTATGTAAGAACAGGCATCTCTGTCCCATTATTCTCTTTAGGCTTCATTAAACACTGCGGGGCCCTGAGAGCAGAGCCGGAATGGACTGGAATCAAATCAGCGTAATATTTTTGATCTCGATCCTTTTCTGGGGGTATTTGGCTGTCCTCTGTTAGTTTCCACTCCAAGTGTTTCACCGGAATCAGTGAGCACAGATTCTGCCCATTGCATATCGCCAATCACAGCACCCCCAGCCCCACCCCCCTCTAACCCCCAAGTAGTGTGTGGCGTCCTTCCCTCTGAACAGTTTGTCAACATGTGTGTCATTGGTGAATCACGTTTTGCCTCCCGCTCTCTTCCCAGGAGGGGGTCAGCTACGAGGTGCGGAGGTACGATGGTGCAAAGTATGCCTCAGTGAGCTCAGAGGGGCGGACGTTTGACCAGGTGACAGGGGAGCTAGTGAGGAAGCTTCTCGTGTACAATGGGGGAAGCAACGACCAAggtgagccaatcagagagcagggCCTGTCAGTCAGTGGACTTCACATGTGGACACATCTTTAATGAGCCCTAAGCTCATAAAGATCTAGGGGCTCGACTCAATCCATATCGCTGAAGTTCAGCGCTATAGCGCGATTGACATTTGAAGGAAATTTCCtgattgagctgacatatgcagcgCTTACCGTGAATGCGGAAACATTGCCTCTAACTAACCGCTGTAGCGCAGGTCTTAAGCGCTACGGATTGAATTGAGCCACCGATGTAATGTGCATATCTGAAAGTATTGCATTGATGTAAGCAAGTAATATGGTGAAAACTCTTCCTAGTCTACCAGAGGATTTGATAGTGTTATTACCATGTTACTGGCACCTATTCAGTACTTTCAGATCTTCAAGGGTGACTGAAGAAGTGTCTACTCTGTTTGATGCTAGAGGTCAGTTTGAAACTGGGCCTATGAGGATGCAATGAACTCGATGCACACATAATAAGACTGTTGCAATAAGTTGTCTGCTAtcccctctatctgtcctctgtaTCTTTGTTTTCCAAGGGGAGGCAATGGGGACGACAGCACCGGTTATCATCACAGTATATCCCAGGGACGATGGTGTGATGTCACGCCGTTTGGTGGTTAGCCTCAGGATTCCCACAAACTACCAAGTCAGTCCCCCTGTGCCCATCGACAGTGCCATCAGAATCGAGGATCGACCCGGCATGACTGTCTACTCACTGTGGGTGTCTCCATGCAGTCTTCACCTCACTTTGTTCTTTAATTCTTTacaataattttttatttaatattCAAAAATTTGATCACATATCCTCTTTATCTTTCCTTTCCACCTACTCTTTCTTTTCACAGGCAGTTTGGAGGCTTCGCAGGGGAGACTGAGTACCGAGCAGAGGCCTCTCGCCTAACCAAAACTCTTGGTGAGACTGCCCCCTTTCAGCGGAAACAGTACTTCTGCTGCACCTACGACCCGCCAATGAAACCCTACGGCCGACGCAACGAGGTGTGGTTCCTACAGGAGGAGCCATAAGGGAAGCATTAAGACCGACTCTTAATAATAAACTATAGTCACTTCCTCTCCTTCGTCTTCACTGATCACTCCACATCTTTATCCCCCCAAAAATAGGATATGTGAAAATAATATGGCAACTCAACAGgggatttgttttcaaatcagTGCAAATGAAGGAGAGGTGATGCAAAGAAGAGTATTAGACTATTGAAAGGTCATAAAGGGGAGGGATGGGCAGCGGGCTACATAGTtactggtccaaagtagtgcaatAGTACAGAACCATTATCAGTAACTGGATATTAAGTGGCCTAGGGGTAGGAGAAGATAACCACAAAGTACCGCTGTGTGTTATAGGTGGTACATCATTAACTCAAGTTCTTATTTTGTACACCCAGGGGTTGACACTCCCCTTAAAACAGGCTTCATAGTGCTTTGAAGAAAAGCACATTAAATCAGGCTGTACACATCACTATTCAGCAGTCTAATTAAATGATGCTTCACTTCATACACCATAAAAACAAAATGACAGTTAAGTATTCAATAAGTAAATTAAGTTTTAAAAAGCACAATTCCTTTTCCCAAGGGAGGGAATTTGAAATAAACTAGGAATTGAGACATAAAGTAGTGATAGTCAAATGTTTTCCTTAGTATGAATTAGTTGGTGGGGAGGGTATGAAGGAGAAATGTATTAGTCATTCCTTAAGTGTTATCATTTGAGATGTCTAATCCTTCTGTGATGATGACATGAAAACCTTTCAAGACAGCAGTTGtgtgtaatgaatgttttggtgTGCTTGTATTTGGAGTCTTTGAATTGTAATGTTACTTATGATTCTTGAAACTGTATTTTGAAATACCTCTGTATAGTGTGTGATTTTCTGTGAAAATATGGAGTGACGATATCGTCAGGATTTGATAGCGTTTCGTATCATAATATGTTATTCAAGATATTACTAATACGATTTTTTGTGCAATACTGACATTTCCTTTTTTTAGTTCTATACAAACAAAAGAATGCTTAAAATACTGGTACACCACTGTTTTGGATAAGTTTTacataaacatttatttattattagaTTTTGAATCAATATGAAGAACTCAAAATAAGGAATATGGTTTACAAACAAGATATTTCAGACATTTGATTAATTTAAGCAGATAATTAAAACCAACCAAACCTCTAACCTAAAACTAGTACAAAATGTCCTCTCTATGCACTCTGAGAAAATAGCAATTATATGGTCAATATATTAGTCACTACAACTCAGTTTAATCAGGAATAAATTAGT
This genomic stretch from Salvelinus namaycush isolate Seneca chromosome 4, SaNama_1.0, whole genome shotgun sequence harbors:
- the LOC120046411 gene encoding heme-binding protein 1-like produces the protein MFGMIKNSIFGNTEETDYKLLSSETKEGVSYEVRRYDGAKYASVSSEGRTFDQVTGELVRKLLVYNGGSNDQGEAMGTTAPVIITVYPRDDGVMSRRLVVSLRIPTNYQVSPPVPIDSAIRIEDRPGMTVYSLQFGGFAGETEYRAEASRLTKTLGETAPFQRKQYFCCTYDPPMKPYGRRNEVWFLQEEP
- the LOC120046409 gene encoding protein FMC1 homolog — encoded protein: MASLASPLRLCRGILREIRAIKGLEYKQSLAYNYVLDQFRKNQITGERYCRAQEEALHASHSYLCLLTSTRQHMALYDMYHGKGQRDTEEMAGIVGLRLPTQPGGKGWEK